From a region of the Aeoliella mucimassa genome:
- a CDS encoding UDP-glucose dehydrogenase family protein produces MKIAVIGTGYVGLVTGTCFADSGNDVTCIDIDEKKIENLKQGIIPIYEPGLTELVQRNSAAGRLKFTTDTAAGVQPAEVVYLAVGTPQGKDGSANMSAMWSVVKAIAPYLQESAIVVTKSTVPVGTNAKIFGMLKELTGRECDVASNPEFLKEGAAIEDFMKPDRVVVGVRRPEVSDVLHQLYEPFLRTEKPFISMSPESAEMTKYVANAMLATKISFINEMANLCEKMGGDINDVRRGIGHDSRIGFAFLFPGVGYGGSCFPKDVRALTSMSLDHDCEPTLLRAVDEVNERQKSVFKQPILDHFDGDLKGKNIAVWGLAFKPRTDDIREAPALVLIDWLLEQGASIKVHDPEAMENVEAELGDKVAYCKFRMDAIEGADALVIMTEWKDYHSPDFAEMYQLMKSPVVFDGRNLYEPERMKRRGYKYYSIGRKAV; encoded by the coding sequence ATGAAAATCGCTGTGATCGGAACCGGCTACGTTGGTTTGGTTACCGGAACTTGCTTCGCCGATAGCGGGAACGATGTCACTTGCATCGATATCGATGAGAAGAAGATCGAAAACCTCAAGCAGGGTATCATCCCCATTTACGAACCAGGCCTGACGGAACTGGTTCAGCGGAATTCCGCGGCTGGTCGTTTGAAGTTCACTACCGATACCGCTGCTGGGGTTCAACCAGCCGAAGTCGTCTATCTGGCGGTTGGTACTCCCCAGGGAAAAGATGGTTCGGCCAACATGTCGGCCATGTGGAGCGTCGTAAAAGCGATTGCCCCCTACCTGCAAGAGTCAGCGATTGTCGTTACCAAGAGCACTGTCCCCGTCGGCACGAACGCCAAAATATTTGGCATGCTCAAGGAACTGACCGGCCGCGAATGCGACGTTGCCAGCAACCCCGAATTTCTGAAGGAAGGGGCTGCGATCGAGGACTTCATGAAGCCCGATCGCGTGGTGGTAGGTGTTCGCCGCCCGGAGGTATCGGACGTGCTTCATCAGTTGTACGAGCCTTTCCTCCGCACCGAAAAGCCGTTTATCAGCATGTCGCCTGAGAGTGCTGAGATGACGAAGTACGTGGCTAACGCGATGCTGGCGACCAAGATCAGCTTTATCAACGAGATGGCAAATCTGTGTGAGAAGATGGGGGGCGACATCAACGATGTGCGTCGCGGCATCGGGCACGACAGCCGCATCGGCTTCGCTTTCTTGTTCCCAGGCGTCGGCTACGGCGGTAGCTGCTTCCCCAAGGACGTGCGGGCGCTGACCTCGATGAGCCTCGACCACGATTGCGAACCCACCTTGCTGCGTGCGGTGGATGAAGTGAACGAACGCCAAAAGTCGGTGTTCAAGCAACCGATTCTCGACCATTTCGATGGTGATCTCAAAGGCAAGAACATCGCCGTGTGGGGTCTGGCCTTCAAGCCGCGGACCGACGACATTCGCGAAGCTCCCGCATTGGTGCTCATCGATTGGCTTCTCGAGCAGGGAGCCTCGATTAAGGTGCACGACCCCGAGGCCATGGAGAACGTCGAAGCCGAGTTGGGCGACAAGGTTGCCTACTGCAAGTTCCGGATGGATGCGATCGAGGGTGCAGATGCCCTGGTGATCATGACCGAGTGGAAAGACTACCACTCGCCCGATTTTGCGGAAATGTACCAGCTGATGAAGTCGCCGGTGGTGTTCGATGGTCGTAACCTGTACGAGCCGGAACGGATGAAACGCCGGGGATACAAGTACTACAGCATCGGCCGCAAGGCGGTTTAG
- a CDS encoding PA0069 family radical SAM protein: MADQPLTPKVRGRGAQSQPANRYLTTQMEWDLTDCDQDAELLEGLRKPDTVYHSDESQTIVSQNNSPDIPFRYSMNPYRGCAHGCSYCYARPTHEYLGLSAGLDFETQVFVKHRAAELLRKWLAKPKWQGEWIALSGVTDCYQPAEQRFKITRSCLAVAAECRQPMGIITKNALVVRDLDLLTELAQFNAVHVAISLTTLDSQLARTMEPRTSTPEARLRTLATLSAAGIPTQVVVAPIIPGLTDSEVPAILAAAREAGARAASFVLLRLPKAVDQVFFDWLRQCYPDRATKVEMLTRATRDGQLYKSEFGKRMRGEGEIARQIEQTFRVFAGKYGFEKRLPPLDSSHFRPPGEPGGQRRLFD, from the coding sequence ATGGCCGACCAACCACTAACGCCGAAAGTGCGAGGACGCGGGGCTCAATCGCAGCCCGCCAACCGCTATTTGACCACCCAAATGGAGTGGGATCTCACCGATTGTGACCAGGATGCTGAGCTGTTAGAGGGTCTGCGGAAACCCGATACCGTCTATCATTCCGACGAGTCCCAAACGATCGTCTCGCAGAATAATAGCCCTGACATCCCCTTTCGATACAGCATGAATCCCTACCGTGGGTGTGCTCACGGATGCAGCTACTGCTACGCCAGACCGACCCACGAGTACCTGGGGCTGTCGGCGGGGCTCGATTTTGAGACCCAGGTGTTTGTGAAGCACCGGGCGGCGGAACTACTTCGCAAATGGCTGGCGAAGCCAAAATGGCAAGGCGAGTGGATCGCCCTGTCTGGTGTGACCGACTGCTACCAGCCTGCGGAGCAGCGTTTCAAGATAACCAGGTCGTGTTTAGCCGTTGCGGCCGAGTGTCGGCAGCCGATGGGCATTATCACCAAGAATGCTCTGGTCGTTCGCGATCTCGACCTACTCACCGAATTAGCCCAGTTCAATGCGGTGCATGTTGCCATATCGCTTACGACACTCGACTCGCAGCTAGCACGTACCATGGAACCGCGTACGAGCACACCAGAGGCTCGTCTGCGTACGCTAGCAACCTTGTCGGCGGCCGGCATACCCACGCAGGTAGTCGTCGCCCCGATCATCCCCGGGCTCACCGACAGCGAGGTGCCGGCGATTCTCGCCGCGGCTCGCGAAGCAGGCGCACGCGCAGCCAGTTTTGTGTTGCTGCGATTGCCCAAGGCGGTGGACCAGGTGTTTTTTGACTGGCTGCGCCAGTGCTATCCCGATCGAGCGACGAAAGTCGAGATGCTAACCAGGGCGACTCGCGATGGTCAGCTTTACAAGAGCGAGTTTGGTAAGCGAATGCGTGGCGAAGGAGAGATCGCCAGGCAGATTGAGCAAACATTTAGGGTGTTTGCTGGCAAGTATGGTTTTGAAAAACGATTGCCACCACTCGATTCATCGCACTTTAGGCCGCCGGGCGAACCCGGCGGCCAAAGGCGACTATTTGACTAG
- a CDS encoding retropepsin-like aspartic protease, whose translation MQTQGAEVSIGGFIPFVGITLTDEFKDAQSDLSGGFFLTERETSLVGSELRGNNNSFIHDLALLDTGAATHILGPRAAGISGFDIDGNDFDGTNIQQIGGATGLIDLSIDDPLGVFVSGLANRTSEGNTLEINRSTFRGQSSFATLSAPEEWALPNIIGLPMAAQHKIVIRNDQPQVFEYEGRTVRTPNIELKDLGSGSEGILRRTDLKIRPGASFVSGPLYIQNLDFFSGDLEFHENPLSPTVVENAAMFLDIDMHNGDVGFEDKEFLFDTGADFTVISSLTAKRLGFDVVLDEPDFLLEVEGSGGIQDGVPGFYVDQLNIDTVGGNFTLTNVPVAVLDVTNPNDPGNIIDGIIGMHLFNGRNLVIDANPSIGQGGTGPSLYISDPVTTDFDWNSTATTQSWHTAGNWSASAVPDMLAATQVVNVTGNAQTVTLSQDAESNTVVVGGGSGSPIELSLKSGATLTTFGETKVDAGGTLTIEAGGKLDAQFINIEQGTLRGSGEIFVGTGPINSPVRNIDGRVEAGDGIGRLTIDGDFSNLAEGTVAFELAGTNVATEYDQLDVTRYAFLAGVLEVTLDAGFEPEMGDSFTLITADEAVSGRFEQSILPLGYEWSIEYNPNNVVLSVTGFIELLQGDFNSDGTVDLADYTVWRDNLGSIYTTADYQLWKSNFGKSLSQPASAVNAVPEPTSGVLSMAMLALLIGGLRTRSLRRS comes from the coding sequence ATGCAAACCCAGGGAGCCGAAGTCTCCATCGGTGGATTTATCCCCTTCGTAGGAATCACGCTCACCGATGAATTCAAGGATGCCCAGAGCGACCTCTCGGGAGGCTTCTTTCTCACCGAACGCGAAACCTCATTGGTTGGTTCTGAGCTTAGAGGTAACAACAACTCATTTATTCACGACCTGGCATTGCTCGATACTGGTGCAGCCACCCATATTCTTGGCCCGCGTGCTGCCGGAATTAGTGGTTTCGACATCGATGGCAACGACTTCGATGGCACTAATATTCAGCAGATCGGTGGTGCAACAGGTTTAATTGATCTGTCGATCGACGACCCCTTAGGAGTGTTCGTCAGTGGACTTGCCAATCGCACCTCGGAAGGGAATACGCTGGAGATCAATCGCAGTACGTTCCGTGGCCAGTCGAGCTTTGCGACGCTATCGGCTCCCGAAGAGTGGGCGTTGCCAAACATCATTGGTTTGCCAATGGCCGCGCAACATAAGATTGTGATTCGCAACGATCAACCACAGGTGTTTGAGTACGAGGGCCGCACTGTACGCACTCCAAACATCGAACTCAAAGACCTCGGTTCTGGCTCCGAGGGCATTTTGCGTCGTACCGATCTAAAGATTCGTCCTGGGGCATCCTTTGTTTCTGGGCCACTCTATATCCAGAATCTTGATTTCTTCTCCGGCGATCTCGAATTCCACGAGAACCCACTCTCCCCCACCGTGGTGGAAAACGCAGCAATGTTTCTCGACATCGACATGCACAACGGCGACGTCGGTTTCGAAGACAAAGAGTTTCTGTTCGACACCGGTGCCGACTTTACGGTGATCTCCAGCCTTACCGCGAAGCGACTAGGATTCGACGTAGTGCTTGATGAGCCCGACTTCCTGCTCGAGGTCGAAGGTTCTGGCGGTATTCAAGACGGCGTGCCCGGCTTCTATGTCGACCAGTTGAACATCGACACCGTGGGGGGCAATTTCACACTCACCAACGTGCCAGTCGCGGTGCTGGATGTGACCAACCCCAACGATCCAGGCAATATCATCGATGGCATCATCGGCATGCACTTATTCAATGGTCGCAATCTGGTGATCGACGCGAATCCGTCGATTGGCCAAGGCGGCACAGGTCCGAGTCTTTACATTAGCGATCCGGTAACCACCGACTTCGACTGGAATTCAACCGCTACGACGCAATCCTGGCACACGGCCGGCAACTGGTCGGCTAGCGCCGTGCCCGACATGCTCGCGGCAACCCAAGTGGTGAACGTAACCGGCAACGCCCAAACGGTCACTCTGTCGCAAGATGCCGAATCGAATACCGTGGTTGTCGGCGGTGGCTCGGGCAGCCCCATCGAGCTGTCGCTGAAATCGGGGGCGACGCTCACTACGTTTGGCGAAACGAAGGTCGACGCAGGCGGCACCCTCACCATCGAAGCCGGCGGCAAACTGGATGCTCAGTTCATCAACATCGAGCAAGGCACCCTCCGAGGCAGCGGCGAGATCTTCGTCGGTACCGGGCCGATCAATTCCCCGGTCCGCAATATTGATGGGCGTGTCGAAGCAGGCGATGGCATCGGCCGACTCACCATCGATGGCGACTTCTCGAATCTGGCCGAAGGAACCGTTGCGTTCGAACTGGCAGGCACCAACGTAGCCACGGAGTACGACCAACTCGACGTCACGCGTTACGCCTTTCTCGCTGGTGTACTGGAAGTCACACTCGACGCCGGGTTTGAACCAGAGATGGGCGACTCGTTCACATTGATTACCGCCGACGAAGCTGTCTCCGGCAGGTTTGAGCAATCGATTCTACCGCTCGGCTACGAATGGTCGATCGAGTACAATCCCAACAACGTGGTTCTTTCTGTCACTGGCTTCATCGAACTGCTGCAAGGCGACTTCAACTCCGATGGCACCGTGGACCTGGCCGACTACACCGTATGGCGCGACAATCTTGGCTCCATCTACACGACTGCCGACTACCAGCTTTGGAAGAGCAACTTCGGCAAGAGCCTTTCGCAACCCGCTTCGGCCGTCAACGCAGTGCCGGAACCAACCAGTGGAGTGCTATCAATGGCCATGCTAGCCCTGCTGATTGGTGGTTTGCGAACTCGAAGCTTGCGGCGTTCGTAA
- a CDS encoding VWA domain-containing protein, translated as MSLRSFGFSALFALVAAMSVPAVADEARLETYNTTDGQSYFALTIPRLDDQNTAPRDVVLVLDTSASQAGFFRDTAMAALERCVESLNADDRVQIVAADLDARPMNDGLVSPTDASVKAAIEKVGREAPLGSTDMHLVLTTVTDMLKSADSDRQQSIVYFGDGMSNANLMDTDTFAQLVSELRTELVSVHSFAVGPKRDIVMLAALANQTGGNLYVDPEMTWADEAEGISVERAQEENRRRGGVAGKELATWVHGTVIRWEKTEWPASVAAAYPHDLVPVRNDRETIVVGKLQEAASVEGQSLHAESGTQTMTWQLAEAPAHVDLSFLPEMVGRAEKDGGLSLTTLGIRGFEETGRSMLASVEEMTNLAERAIAMGDREGATQLANAVLRRDPENLRAQTVLNLIERGGKVTPEDLPAISNQTDLSLVREPSTVGPESGETINGMPAREAVMDGSYLTEIERQNRIFSEMIEKEVEVAVSDARDTMRTNPDSAAQNLKLMLQNVRTAPQLLPEVRSQLEDQLQNVLKETARASVVDAELRQQAQEREAIARETKMINDRLLRKEEKLKQLSSRMNALMDERRYEEAQELADIMYEEDDKAVAPMVAVLNSQFQRQHYLQAITRERRWRGTWEAFYQVELSAVPAPDEPPIVYPDAEVWEELTNRREKYKAVDLAGQDGAEQRINSALSDPLTSLGLEFQDAPLSEVVDFLRSEYNIEVQLDIPALDDLGLSPDEPITVNLRNISLRSAMRIMLRQLDLTYVISDEVLLITSEDEALTRLQVKVYPVADLVLPIETPSSGGFGGMGGMGGGMGGGMGGMGGMGGGMGGGMGGMGGGMGGMGGGGAFSVPDEADPAEQPATEAKPATKTAVTSSPAEVSKDQDPEVYWDNYFGAELRDNAKVRAEVRDQMKAGRYDQVTALIQSALRHGQPQPWMYEALGIAMQMDGRAQKDIERAVMSAVDFSRSADELSYIAEYLSRIDLNKRALQVYRQVVKIDPLRSEAYAMGLRAAQRANDLEGVKWATLGILEQAWPADQEVIKDTAWRVAKATMEDLAKSGKKDEAKEYWTNVSKALERDCVVRVSWTGDADVDLSVIEPGGSICSTHAPRASGGGVNMGDTLVSMTGSDSGILSETYVCPRGFAGEYQVRVTPVWGKVTAGKVTVDVFQHLNNEEKVQHRREQLELGPDGRTVKFNLAEGRREEALETQLIAHAIHRQQAVSQAVGRAVLAQQLDSASDPSAYPIRGEDPANALRRRLLNGGGGAVGFQPQIVTLPEGTNFYATGVVSADRRYVRVTCLPFFSTIGDVSTFTFAGTATDDNNNNNNGNNNNNNNNNNNNN; from the coding sequence ATGAGTTTGCGTTCGTTTGGCTTTAGTGCGTTGTTCGCCCTGGTGGCCGCAATGTCGGTCCCGGCTGTAGCCGACGAGGCCCGGCTCGAAACTTACAACACGACCGACGGTCAGTCTTACTTCGCGTTGACGATTCCGCGATTAGACGATCAGAACACCGCGCCGCGTGATGTGGTGCTGGTGCTCGACACTTCGGCGAGTCAAGCCGGCTTCTTCCGCGACACGGCGATGGCCGCGCTGGAGCGCTGCGTTGAGTCGCTAAATGCGGACGATCGTGTTCAGATCGTGGCCGCCGACTTGGACGCACGTCCCATGAACGATGGCTTGGTATCCCCCACCGATGCTAGCGTGAAGGCTGCCATCGAAAAGGTGGGGCGCGAAGCTCCGCTCGGATCGACCGACATGCATCTGGTGTTGACCACCGTGACCGACATGCTGAAATCGGCCGATAGCGATCGCCAACAATCGATCGTCTACTTCGGCGACGGCATGAGCAACGCCAATCTGATGGATACCGACACGTTCGCACAATTGGTTTCTGAACTGCGAACCGAACTCGTATCGGTTCATAGTTTTGCTGTTGGACCGAAGCGTGACATCGTGATGCTCGCCGCCCTGGCAAACCAAACCGGTGGCAATCTTTATGTGGATCCCGAAATGACTTGGGCCGACGAGGCCGAAGGCATCAGCGTCGAACGTGCTCAAGAAGAAAACCGTCGCCGCGGCGGCGTGGCTGGCAAAGAACTTGCCACTTGGGTTCACGGCACCGTGATTCGCTGGGAAAAGACTGAATGGCCTGCTTCGGTAGCGGCTGCTTATCCTCACGACTTGGTTCCCGTACGCAACGATCGCGAAACCATCGTGGTTGGCAAACTGCAAGAAGCCGCCTCGGTAGAGGGTCAATCGCTGCACGCTGAGTCGGGCACGCAAACCATGACCTGGCAACTAGCCGAAGCACCGGCCCACGTTGACCTTTCGTTCCTGCCTGAAATGGTGGGACGAGCCGAGAAAGATGGCGGTCTAAGCCTCACCACGCTCGGAATTCGTGGATTCGAAGAAACCGGTCGCTCGATGCTGGCTAGCGTCGAAGAAATGACGAACCTCGCCGAGCGTGCCATTGCTATGGGCGACCGCGAAGGTGCCACTCAACTGGCCAACGCGGTGCTGCGACGCGATCCCGAAAACCTGCGAGCCCAAACGGTTCTCAACTTGATCGAACGTGGCGGAAAGGTCACTCCTGAAGACCTGCCGGCCATCAGCAACCAAACCGATCTGAGCTTGGTTCGTGAGCCTTCGACAGTTGGACCCGAAAGTGGCGAAACCATCAACGGCATGCCTGCTCGCGAGGCGGTGATGGATGGTTCGTACCTGACGGAAATCGAACGCCAGAACCGCATCTTCTCGGAAATGATCGAGAAGGAAGTGGAAGTCGCCGTGTCGGATGCCCGCGATACCATGCGGACCAATCCCGACAGTGCCGCTCAAAATCTGAAGCTGATGCTGCAGAACGTTCGTACTGCTCCTCAGCTGCTTCCCGAAGTTCGCTCGCAACTGGAAGACCAATTGCAGAACGTGCTGAAGGAAACCGCTCGTGCTTCGGTGGTCGACGCCGAACTGCGTCAGCAAGCTCAAGAACGCGAAGCAATTGCTCGCGAAACCAAGATGATCAACGACCGCTTGCTTCGTAAAGAAGAGAAGCTGAAGCAGCTTTCGTCGCGGATGAATGCGTTGATGGATGAGCGTCGGTACGAAGAAGCTCAAGAGTTGGCCGACATCATGTACGAAGAAGACGACAAAGCTGTTGCTCCGATGGTGGCTGTGTTGAACTCGCAGTTCCAACGTCAGCATTACTTGCAAGCGATTACTCGCGAACGTCGCTGGCGTGGAACTTGGGAAGCCTTCTATCAAGTCGAGCTTTCCGCAGTGCCCGCTCCGGACGAACCACCAATCGTCTATCCGGACGCCGAAGTTTGGGAAGAGCTCACCAACCGTCGCGAAAAGTACAAGGCAGTCGACCTGGCTGGCCAAGATGGTGCCGAGCAACGCATCAACAGCGCGTTGTCCGATCCTCTCACCAGCTTAGGCCTGGAGTTCCAAGATGCTCCGCTGTCGGAAGTCGTCGACTTCCTGCGTAGCGAGTACAACATCGAGGTTCAGCTCGATATCCCTGCCTTGGACGACCTCGGCCTCTCGCCGGACGAACCGATTACCGTGAACCTGCGAAATATCTCGCTTCGTAGTGCCATGCGTATCATGCTGCGTCAGTTGGATTTGACCTACGTCATCTCCGACGAAGTGCTGCTGATTACCTCCGAAGACGAAGCCCTGACTCGTCTGCAAGTCAAAGTCTATCCAGTTGCCGACTTGGTACTGCCGATTGAAACTCCCTCGTCTGGCGGCTTCGGCGGCATGGGCGGCATGGGTGGCGGTATGGGCGGCGGCATGGGTGGTATGGGCGGCATGGGCGGCGGTATGGGTGGCGGCATGGGCGGTATGGGTGGCGGCATGGGCGGCATGGGCGGCGGCGGTGCCTTTAGTGTGCCCGATGAAGCAGACCCAGCCGAGCAGCCCGCAACCGAAGCCAAGCCCGCTACCAAGACTGCTGTTACGAGCAGCCCTGCTGAAGTGAGCAAAGACCAAGACCCTGAAGTCTACTGGGACAACTACTTTGGTGCCGAACTGCGTGACAACGCCAAGGTGCGAGCAGAAGTTCGCGACCAGATGAAGGCAGGCCGTTACGACCAGGTAACCGCCTTGATTCAGTCGGCCCTGCGTCACGGCCAACCTCAACCTTGGATGTACGAAGCCCTCGGCATCGCCATGCAAATGGATGGTCGTGCCCAAAAGGACATCGAACGTGCAGTGATGTCGGCAGTCGATTTCAGCCGCTCGGCCGACGAATTGTCGTACATCGCTGAGTACCTGAGCCGCATCGATCTCAACAAGCGTGCGTTGCAGGTCTATCGTCAGGTCGTGAAGATCGATCCGCTCCGTAGCGAAGCCTATGCGATGGGCTTGCGTGCTGCTCAGCGGGCCAACGATCTCGAAGGCGTGAAGTGGGCAACGCTCGGCATTCTCGAGCAAGCCTGGCCTGCAGATCAGGAAGTGATCAAAGACACCGCTTGGCGAGTTGCTAAGGCAACCATGGAAGACCTGGCCAAGTCGGGCAAGAAGGACGAAGCCAAAGAATACTGGACCAACGTGTCGAAGGCCCTCGAGCGCGACTGCGTCGTACGTGTTTCGTGGACCGGCGACGCCGACGTGGATCTGTCGGTGATCGAGCCCGGTGGTTCGATCTGCTCGACTCACGCCCCCCGCGCCTCGGGCGGCGGCGTAAACATGGGCGACACCCTCGTGAGCATGACAGGTTCCGATAGCGGAATCTTAAGCGAAACTTACGTTTGCCCTCGTGGCTTTGCTGGTGAATACCAAGTTCGCGTGACTCCTGTCTGGGGCAAAGTTACCGCTGGTAAAGTGACCGTCGATGTGTTCCAGCACCTGAACAACGAAGAAAAGGTGCAGCATCGTCGCGAGCAGCTAGAACTCGGCCCCGATGGTCGGACCGTCAAGTTCAACCTGGCGGAAGGTCGCCGGGAAGAAGCCTTGGAAACTCAACTGATTGCTCATGCCATTCATCGGCAGCAAGCAGTGAGCCAGGCTGTTGGCCGTGCGGTGTTGGCGCAACAACTCGATTCGGCTTCGGATCCAAGTGCTTACCCCATTCGCGGTGAAGATCCAGCGAACGCCCTGCGTCGCCGGTTGCTGAACGGTGGTGGTGGAGCCGTTGGCTTCCAGCCTCAGATCGTCACCCTGCCTGAAGGTACGAACTTCTACGCCACTGGCGTGGTATCGGCCGACCGTCGCTACGTGCGAGTCACGTGCTTGCCGTTCTTCTCGACGATCGGCGACGTCTCGACGTTCACCTTCGCAGGTACCGCCACCGACGATAACAACAATAACAACAACGGCAACAATAATAACAACAACAACAATAACAATAATAACAACTAG